A single genomic interval of Helianthus annuus cultivar XRQ/B chromosome 6, HanXRQr2.0-SUNRISE, whole genome shotgun sequence harbors:
- the LOC110864524 gene encoding FCS-Like Zinc finger 2: MNSTITSENHHHRLISRTTTYPRSGMFSNRNFQEQPYFLDACFLCKKPLGCNTDIFMYRGDLPFCSVECREEQIEIDETKEKQRNLSKSIKALRKKEEREKSSSPKYPFHSGAVVAA; the protein is encoded by the exons ATGAACTCCACCATCACATCAGAAAACCACCACCACCGTTTGATCTCACGAACAACCACTTATCCGAGATCTGGGATGTTTTCTAATAGAAATTTTCAAGAACAACCTTATTTCTTGGATGCATGTTTTCTATGTAAGAAACCACTTGGTTGTAACACAGACATCTTCATGTACAG GGGGGATCTACCATTTTGTAGTGTAGAATGCAGAGAAGAACAAATTGAAATTGATGAAACAAAAGAGAAACAACGAAATCTGTCTAAATCAATCAAAGCATTGAGGAAGAAAGAAGAGCGAGAGAAATCTTCTTCCCCAAAATACCCTTTCCATTCTGGTGCAGTTGTTGCCGCTTAA